The following are encoded in a window of Cycloclasticus pugetii PS-1 genomic DNA:
- the rbfA gene encoding 30S ribosome-binding factor RbfA, translated as MPREFLRFQRVSRQLQRELAEIIQRDLRDPDVGFVTVSDVEVTKDLAVAKVFVSVLTTQEAEDKQSSVAALNRASNYIHGIVSKRMRMRMVPELRFFLDESIEQGIKMDALLKATNPDNEK; from the coding sequence ATGCCTAGAGAGTTTTTACGTTTCCAACGAGTTTCACGCCAACTTCAACGAGAGTTGGCTGAAATTATTCAGCGTGACTTGAGAGACCCTGACGTTGGCTTTGTCACCGTTAGTGATGTTGAAGTCACGAAAGATTTAGCGGTCGCCAAAGTTTTTGTCAGCGTGTTAACAACGCAAGAAGCAGAAGATAAGCAGTCTAGTGTTGCGGCTTTAAATCGTGCGTCAAACTACATCCACGGTATCGTTTCAAAGCGGATGCGCATGCGGATGGTGCCAGAATTACGTTTTTTTCTAGATGAGTCTATCGAACAAGGTATTAAAATGGATGCGCTGCTGAAAGCAACAAACCCAGATAACGAGAAATAA
- the infB gene encoding translation initiation factor IF-2, protein MADITVQHLAKVVGTSAEKLVEQLKDAGVKGKTITSTLSEDDKVKLLTYLRESHGKAKKDISAPKKMTLKRKTTVTELKQAKGRGASSVSIEVRKKKTLGRSAEEIATGLSSDELEEAKRAAQAHQDLVQEQGAAREKEQERASKKQEALDKIEAEKQAKLAEEKAILEAEQAKEAAKKAAAEAEEAAKRAELEAKQKPEPQPEPEPKSEPVEEPKIKIASPEIMARVKAEADAKKAKELGRRTDKKKAGSKFGGGILHVDKKPRRNKKKGGGKTRDIRLESDGKHGFEVPTKSIVYSVEIPESIIVSDLAQRMNVKAGEVIKTLMGLGTMATINQPLDQETAVIVVEEMGHKVVLRSDEDIQAELLADVIEKDGKEEPRGPVVTIMGHVDHGKTSLLDYIRESRVAAGESGGITQHIGAYRVKQGDSMVTFIDTPGHAAFTAMRARGAQITDLVILVVAADDGVMPQTKEAVEHARAAGVPMIVAVNKMDKEGAQPDRVRNELSQLEVTPEDWGGDTQFVNISALKGDGVDELLEAIALQAELLELSAPVDVAATGVVIESRLDKGRGPVATILVQKGTLNMGDYLVAGEAHGRVKAMFDEHAKAVKSATPAVPVEVLGLSSATEAGVEVYAAPSERKAREIAEFRQNKSKQARQAKQQAAKLEQAFSQMEDGDSATLNVLLKTDVHGSLEALKSSLTNLSTDEVKVSIVAAGVGGINESDVNLAAASDALIIGFNTRADASARRMIENRGVSVRYYSIIYDVIDDVRDALSGLLAPDIKEQIVGIANVRDVFKSPKLGAIAGCMVTEGYVKRDLPIRVLRDNVVIYEGQLESLRRFKDDVQEVKSGMECGIGVKNYNDVQDGDQIEVFERIEVKRKL, encoded by the coding sequence ATGGCAGATATTACAGTTCAACATTTAGCAAAAGTAGTTGGTACCTCCGCTGAAAAGCTAGTGGAGCAACTAAAAGATGCTGGTGTAAAAGGTAAGACAATAACCTCAACGCTTAGTGAAGACGATAAAGTAAAATTACTCACATATCTTCGTGAGAGTCACGGGAAAGCTAAAAAAGACATCTCCGCACCAAAAAAGATGACTCTTAAACGTAAAACTACCGTCACAGAGCTGAAGCAAGCAAAAGGCCGTGGCGCAAGTTCGGTTAGTATCGAGGTTAGAAAAAAGAAAACACTTGGACGCTCCGCTGAAGAAATTGCGACGGGGTTGAGTTCTGATGAACTTGAAGAAGCAAAAAGAGCGGCCCAAGCACATCAAGACTTAGTGCAGGAACAAGGTGCCGCTCGTGAAAAAGAACAAGAAAGAGCGAGCAAAAAACAAGAAGCCTTAGATAAAATTGAAGCTGAAAAACAGGCTAAGTTAGCTGAAGAAAAAGCAATTTTAGAAGCTGAACAAGCTAAAGAAGCTGCAAAAAAAGCAGCGGCTGAAGCAGAAGAGGCGGCTAAGCGTGCTGAGTTAGAAGCAAAGCAAAAACCAGAGCCGCAGCCAGAACCAGAACCAAAAAGTGAGCCAGTTGAGGAGCCTAAGATTAAAATAGCCTCACCTGAGATTATGGCCAGAGTGAAGGCAGAAGCTGACGCTAAAAAAGCAAAAGAACTGGGCCGCAGGACAGACAAGAAGAAGGCGGGCTCTAAGTTCGGTGGAGGCATCTTGCACGTAGACAAGAAACCACGTCGAAATAAAAAGAAAGGTGGCGGTAAGACACGTGATATACGACTAGAATCCGATGGTAAGCACGGCTTTGAAGTACCAACAAAAAGTATTGTTTATAGTGTAGAAATTCCTGAAAGCATTATTGTCTCTGACCTTGCTCAGCGCATGAATGTGAAAGCAGGAGAAGTTATTAAAACATTGATGGGCTTAGGCACTATGGCTACCATCAATCAACCATTAGACCAGGAAACAGCGGTAATTGTCGTTGAAGAAATGGGTCATAAGGTTGTTTTACGCAGCGATGAAGACATCCAGGCTGAGTTATTAGCAGATGTCATAGAAAAAGACGGTAAAGAAGAGCCGCGTGGCCCAGTCGTGACGATTATGGGGCACGTAGATCATGGTAAAACATCGCTATTAGATTATATTCGCGAAAGTCGTGTAGCAGCGGGTGAATCAGGTGGTATTACTCAGCATATTGGTGCTTATCGAGTTAAACAAGGCGATAGCATGGTGACTTTCATTGATACACCTGGGCATGCCGCGTTTACTGCAATGCGTGCACGGGGTGCGCAAATAACCGATTTAGTTATTTTAGTGGTTGCTGCCGATGATGGAGTGATGCCGCAAACAAAAGAAGCCGTTGAGCATGCGCGAGCAGCGGGTGTCCCGATGATTGTTGCTGTTAATAAGATGGACAAAGAAGGGGCGCAGCCTGATCGAGTAAGGAATGAGTTGTCTCAACTTGAGGTGACACCTGAAGATTGGGGTGGTGATACGCAATTTGTTAATATTTCAGCATTAAAAGGCGACGGTGTTGATGAGTTACTTGAAGCAATTGCGCTACAAGCTGAATTATTAGAGTTGTCTGCACCAGTTGATGTGGCAGCTACAGGCGTTGTAATTGAGTCACGACTCGATAAGGGCCGAGGCCCAGTGGCAACTATTCTTGTGCAAAAAGGCACCTTGAATATGGGGGACTATTTAGTTGCTGGTGAAGCGCATGGTCGAGTTAAGGCGATGTTTGATGAACATGCTAAAGCAGTGAAATCAGCAACGCCAGCGGTACCTGTTGAAGTGCTGGGTCTTTCAAGTGCAACTGAAGCTGGCGTTGAAGTATATGCTGCACCAAGCGAGCGAAAAGCACGTGAAATTGCGGAATTCCGCCAAAATAAATCGAAACAAGCAAGGCAAGCAAAACAGCAAGCAGCGAAACTAGAGCAAGCATTCTCACAAATGGAAGATGGGGATAGCGCTACACTTAATGTGCTGCTTAAAACAGATGTACATGGTAGTTTAGAGGCACTTAAATCATCACTAACAAATCTTTCAACAGATGAAGTGAAGGTTTCAATTGTGGCCGCAGGTGTTGGCGGTATTAATGAAAGTGATGTTAACCTTGCTGCTGCGTCAGATGCGCTAATTATCGGCTTCAATACACGTGCCGATGCAAGTGCAAGGCGTATGATTGAAAACCGAGGTGTATCGGTTCGTTATTACAGTATTATTTATGATGTGATTGATGATGTACGTGATGCATTGTCAGGCCTATTAGCTCCAGACATTAAAGAGCAAATTGTGGGGATTGCAAACGTACGAGACGTATTTAAATCACCTAAATTAGGCGCAATTGCAGGCTGTATGGTGACAGAAGGTTACGTTAAGAGGGATTTACCTATTCGTGTGTTACGTGACAATGTTGTTATCTATGAAGGACAGCTTGAGTCATTAAGGCGCTTTAAAGATGATGTTCAGGAAGTTAAGTCGGGTATGGAATGTGGTATTGGTGTGAAAAACTACAATGACGTACAAGATGGCGATCAAATTGAAGTTTTTGAGCGCATAGAAGTTAAACGCAAATTATAA